Sequence from the Streptomyces sp. R33 genome:
CCTTCCCGCCGGCCAGGGCGGCCGACGCACGAGAGATTCACGCCGCTGGGGGCGTACCGTGCCGCCCGGAGCCGGTGTCCGGCGCCGTATGGGCAGGCGCGATCAACGTCGCACGCCGGTACGTCCACCGCATCTCCGAAGGGACCGGACCCGTGCGGCCCCACGGAGCGGCGGGCAGGGCCACGACACCCGAGGGCAAGGGCCCCGGCGGCCCCCGCGCCCTCGGCAGGCGGAGGGTACGCAACAGCGGTGGCGTACCCCCGTACGGGTGACACGGACGGGGGCGGGGGCCTGCCCGCACCACCCGGCGGATCTGTTCCCGGACGCACGACGAGGCCCCGGCCTCCCCGGCCGGGACCTCGTCGTGATGGATGCGCTGCGGACCTAGCCGAGCGGGTGCATCCAGCCGTGGGTGTCGGCGGTGCGGCCGGTCTGGAGGTCCAGCAGCGCCTTGCGGAGCTTCATGGTGACCTCGCCGGGCTGCCCGTCGCCCTGGGTCCAGTTGGCGCGCTCGGACTTGACCGAGCCGACCGGGGTGATGACGGCGGCGGTGCCGCAGGCGAACACCTCGGTCAGGGTGCCGTTCTCGTTGTCGCGCTTCCAGTCCTCGGTGGAGATACGTCCCTCCTCGGCGGTGTAGCCGAGGTCGCGGGCGATGGTGAGGAGGGAGTCGCGGGTGATGCCCGGCAGGAGCGAACCGGTCAGCTCCGGGGTGACGATGCGCTGCGTTCCGTCCTCCTGGCCGTACACGAAGTACAGGTTCATGCCGCCCATCTCCTCGATCCAGCGGTGCTCGACGGCGTCGAGCCACACGACCTGGTCGCAGCCGTGCTCGGCGGCCTGGGCCTGCGCCACGAGGGAGGCCGCGTAGTTGCCGCCGGTCTTGGCCGCGCCCGTACCGCCCTTGACGGCACGGACGTACTCCTCGGAGAGCCAGACGGAGACGGGCTGGACGCCACCGGGGAAGTACGCACCGGCGGGCGAGGCGATGACCATGAAGAGGAACTCGTTGGCCGGGCGGACGCCCAGGCCGACCTCGGACGCGAACATGAACGGCCGCAGGTACAGCGAGGCCTCGCCGGAGGAGGGCACCCAGGCGGCGTCCTGCTTGATGAGCGCGTCGCAGGCCTCGATGAAGAGGTCGGCCGGCAGCTCCGGCATCGCCATGCGGCGGGCGGAGGCCTGGAAGCGCTCGGCGTTCGCCCGCGGGCGGAACGTGGCGACGGTGCCGTCGGGCTGGCGGTAGGCCTTGAGCCCCTCGAAGATCGTCTGCGCGTAGTGCAGGGTCATGTTCGCCGGGTCCATCGACAGCGGCGCGTACGGGACCAGTTCGGCGTCGTGCCAGCCGCGGCCCTCGGTCCACTTGATCGTCACCATGTGGTCGGTGAAGTGGCGGCCGAAGCCGGGGCTGGCCAGGATCGCCTCGCGCTCCGCATCGGACAGCGGGTTCGAGGAGGGCTTGAGCTCGATCGTGGGCGTCGTCATGAGTGCTTGTCCTTCACCGGTTGTGTATGGCGGACCGCGCTCACGGCGTACTAGGACGTCCGAGCTTCTCCGCATTCCGCGGTCTCGCGTTCGATTATCGCGCGCGAGGTGCCTTCGGAGAAGCGGGGTGAATGCGGCCCAGGGGAGATGGTGGCACCCGGGGCCGCACAGGAAAAGCCGCCGGGTGCGTCGTGCGCGCGACCCGGCGGCTTCCTGAGGTGGAGCTGCCGGGTCAGCCGGCTACTCGGGCGGCGAGCGCGTCGCCGATCTGGTCGGTGGTGCGGAAGGTTCCGTCGCGTTCCGCGAGGTCGGCGGTGACGGCGTCCTCGATGCGGACGGCCTGGGCCTCGTGGCCGAGGTGGCGCAGCAGGAGGGCGACGGACAGGACCGTTGCGGTCGGGTCGGCCTTGCCGGTGCCCGCGATGTCGGGGGCCGAGCCGTGGACGGGCTCGAACATGGACGGGAAGGCGCCGGTCGGGTTGATGTTCCCGGAGGCGGCGAGGCCGATCCCGCCGGTCACGGCGGCGGCCAGGTCGGTGAGGATGTCACCGAAGAGGTTGTCGGTGACGATGACGTCGAAGCGCTCGGGCTGCGTGACGAAGAAGATCGTCGCGGCGTCGACGTGCAGGTAGTCGGTGGTGACCTCGGGGTACTCCTGGCCGACCTTGTCGAAGATGTTCTTCCACAGGTGGCCCGCGTAGACGAGGACGTTGTTCTTGTGGACCAGCGTCAGCTTCTTGCGCGGGCGGGAGCTGGCCCGCTCGTACGCGTCGCGCACGACGCGCTCGACGCCGTACGCGGTGTTGACGCTGACCTCGGTGGCCACCTCGGCGGGGGTGCCGGTGCGCAGGCTGCCGCCGTTGCCGGTGTACGGGCCTTCGGTGCCCTCGCGGACCACGACGAAGTCGATCTCCGGACGGCCGGCGAGCGGGGTGGCCGTGTTCGGGAAGAGCTTCGACGGGCGCAGGTTGATGAAGTGGTCGAACGCGAAGCGGAGTTTGAGCAGCAGGCCGCGCTCCAGGACGCCCGACGGGACCGACGGGTCGCCGATGGCGCCCAGCAGGATCGCATCGTGGTGCTTGAGCGCCTCGAGCTCCTCGTCCGGGAGGGTCTCACCGGTGCGGTGCCAGCGCGTGGCGCCGAGGTCGTACTGCTTGGTCTCCAGCTTCACATCCTGGGGCAGGACCGCGGTAAGG
This genomic interval carries:
- a CDS encoding branched-chain amino acid aminotransferase — its product is MTTPTIELKPSSNPLSDAEREAILASPGFGRHFTDHMVTIKWTEGRGWHDAELVPYAPLSMDPANMTLHYAQTIFEGLKAYRQPDGTVATFRPRANAERFQASARRMAMPELPADLFIEACDALIKQDAAWVPSSGEASLYLRPFMFASEVGLGVRPANEFLFMVIASPAGAYFPGGVQPVSVWLSEEYVRAVKGGTGAAKTGGNYAASLVAQAQAAEHGCDQVVWLDAVEHRWIEEMGGMNLYFVYGQEDGTQRIVTPELTGSLLPGITRDSLLTIARDLGYTAEEGRISTEDWKRDNENGTLTEVFACGTAAVITPVGSVKSERANWTQGDGQPGEVTMKLRKALLDLQTGRTADTHGWMHPLG
- a CDS encoding 3-isopropylmalate dehydrogenase, giving the protein MSTSINLAVIPGDGIGQEVVAQGLKVLTAVLPQDVKLETKQYDLGATRWHRTGETLPDEELEALKHHDAILLGAIGDPSVPSGVLERGLLLKLRFAFDHFINLRPSKLFPNTATPLAGRPEIDFVVVREGTEGPYTGNGGSLRTGTPAEVATEVSVNTAYGVERVVRDAYERASSRPRKKLTLVHKNNVLVYAGHLWKNIFDKVGQEYPEVTTDYLHVDAATIFFVTQPERFDVIVTDNLFGDILTDLAAAVTGGIGLAASGNINPTGAFPSMFEPVHGSAPDIAGTGKADPTATVLSVALLLRHLGHEAQAVRIEDAVTADLAERDGTFRTTDQIGDALAARVAG